The Natrinema pellirubrum DSM 15624 region GCCTTCTACGCTGACGACAAAACCGCTTACCCGCTCACCTTCCGCCTCTACGAAAAGCAAGACGAGGATGACCAAGACCACGACACCAAGTACGACCTCGCCCGCGAGATCATCACCGAACTCGAAGAAGAGGTAGGTGTGCCTGCGAACACCTACCTCTTCGACTCGTGGTTCGCTCACGATTCTGGCCTTCCTGAACACATCGAATCCTACGGCAAGGACTGGATCGGCCCGCTCCGGAGCAATCGACAGGTGACTTACGCCGGCAAAGAGCTCCGCGTCGATGCGCTGGAAGAGCGCATCGACACGGTTGAGCGCGATATTGACGACGAAACCTATCACATCTGGACGAAGAAGCTTCCCGTCTCCCAGTTGGGAGACGTGAAGCTGGTCATCGCAGAGAAAGAGACCGACGGAGACGAAGATAACCCGATCAAGTACCTCGCTACGAACAAGACCGACGCACCAACCGCCCACATCATTCGCTCCTACGGGATGCGCTGGCGCATCGAGACGTTCTTCGAGGACTCGAAGCAGGATCTCGGCTTGGGAGACTGCGAGCTGCAGACTGACGGAGGTGCCAGTCGCCACTGGCACCTCCTGATGGCTGCCTACAGTCTCGTTCGTCTTGATCCCGATTCGAGCGCCTTGGGAACGGTTCGCTCGAAGGCGTCATCGCTTCGAGCGAACCTCGAACACTCCCTGAAGGAAGCCGTCTACAACCTTCTCTCGTGGGTTCGAGACAATGATGACCGCGGTGTTGATGACCTTATGACCGAGATCGATCATCTCTTCGTTCACTCAACAACCGAGGCTAGCGTGCAAAGCTGAGTAATAGCTAGAGTAGGTGTCCTGAAACGGCAACTGGTCTGGCTCGAGCCACCACACGACAGCCGGTCGCGGCCAGTCACGAACGGACTCCTTTTTGCGGTCCCGACCACTACTCCGGCTATGAACCCACGTCTCGCTTCCGTCGCGTCGGTCGCATCCGTCCCGTCCGGCGGTTTCGGAACGGAGTTACCATCGAACTCGACGACAGCACTCCTCCGACGAGGCATCGAACGATTTCGCGTCTCGGTCGTCAGCTTTCCGAACCGATGAGTGAGGATGTCCCACCTACCGCGGACGCGACGGCGCGAACCGTGCCTGCCGTCGCCGTCGTCGACGCCCAGTCCCCGGGGAACGTTGGCACGATCGCCCGCTCGATGAAGAACTTCGGCTTCGAGGAGTTGCTGTTGATCGACCCGCCCGAACTCGATCCCGACGGCGAGGCCTACGGCTACGCGGGCCACGCTCGAGAGGACGTCCTACCCGAAGCCGAGGAGATCACGTTCGATCACCTCGTCGAGAACTACCACACGATCGGCTGTACGGCGGTGACCAACGAGGACGATCGCAGCCACACGCGATTTCCCTACTCGACCCCCGCGGAGTTGGCCGACCGACTGCCGACCGTCGAGGCACCGACCGCACTCGTGTTCGGCCGCGAGCGCGTCGGGCTGACCAACGAGGAACTCGCCCGGATCGACGAGATCTGTTCGATCCCCGCGAGCGCGGCCTACCCCGTCCT contains the following coding sequences:
- a CDS encoding IS701-like element ISNpe1 family transposase, coding for MMPITDFLSCTRAFDEFESLSPAQRHHAKTYATGLVAASNKTVAGIAREVLPANSKRALNKFLTEYDWDEQQFNHERLEELQKHGETRWSTDGYIILDDTITEKAGDEVPGVGHFYDHAEGDTVWGQDLIYAFYADDKTAYPLTFRLYEKQDEDDQDHDTKYDLAREIITELEEEVGVPANTYLFDSWFAHDSGLPEHIESYGKDWIGPLRSNRQVTYAGKELRVDALEERIDTVERDIDDETYHIWTKKLPVSQLGDVKLVIAEKETDGDEDNPIKYLATNKTDAPTAHIIRSYGMRWRIETFFEDSKQDLGLGDCELQTDGGASRHWHLLMAAYSLVRLDPDSSALGTVRSKASSLRANLEHSLKEAVYNLLSWVRDNDDRGVDDLMTEIDHLFVHSTTEASVQS
- a CDS encoding RNA methyltransferase, which produces MSEDVPPTADATARTVPAVAVVDAQSPGNVGTIARSMKNFGFEELLLIDPPELDPDGEAYGYAGHAREDVLPEAEEITFDHLVENYHTIGCTAVTNEDDRSHTRFPYSTPAELADRLPTVEAPTALVFGRERVGLTNEELARIDEICSIPASAAYPVLNLGQAATVTLYELRSLALEKTQLPDVERVRAPEATVDRLYGQWDDLLTEINHPDEKRDKTMRMLRRVFGRADLTEREANTLLGLLRRATERPAED